A genomic region of Streptococcus suis contains the following coding sequences:
- a CDS encoding Gfo/Idh/MocA family protein has translation MKLAILGAGMIVKDVLPVLTQIDEISLEVILSSSRSLEETKNLAATYKIKEVTSDYDSILSNPEIDTVYVALPNHLHYHYAKQALEAGKHVICEKPFTLRERELDELQAVAQEKNLFLLEAITNQYLPNFQVIKDQLANLGDIKIVSCNYSQYSSRYDTFKRGDILPAFDPQKGGGALRDINIYNIHLMVGLFGRPKSVSYAANMEKGVDTSGILSLDYGDFQAICIGAKDSSSTISSTIQGTDGFIRIDGPTNELPSVFVQTGKDKGQVLDKNAGQHRMYAEFVEFNRIITERDVETMAKQFEHSRQVLAIVDEVSPYQLAD, from the coding sequence ATGAAGCTTGCAATTTTAGGTGCTGGTATGATTGTGAAGGATGTTCTGCCAGTCCTTACACAGATTGATGAGATTTCCTTGGAGGTTATTTTATCTAGTTCTCGGAGTTTGGAGGAAACAAAAAATCTTGCAGCAACCTACAAGATAAAAGAGGTGACGAGTGACTATGACAGCATTCTGTCCAATCCTGAGATTGACACCGTCTATGTTGCCTTGCCAAATCACCTTCACTATCACTATGCCAAGCAAGCCTTGGAGGCGGGGAAACATGTGATTTGCGAAAAGCCGTTCACACTGAGGGAGAGAGAATTGGATGAGTTGCAGGCAGTGGCTCAAGAAAAAAATCTATTCTTGCTGGAAGCCATCACCAACCAATACCTGCCGAATTTTCAGGTCATCAAAGACCAGTTGGCAAATCTTGGTGACATTAAAATTGTTTCCTGCAATTATTCCCAGTATTCTTCGCGTTATGATACCTTTAAGCGGGGCGATATCTTGCCAGCCTTTGACCCTCAAAAAGGTGGTGGCGCTTTGAGAGATATTAACATCTACAACATCCACCTGATGGTCGGCTTGTTCGGTCGTCCCAAGTCGGTCTCTTATGCGGCGAATATGGAAAAAGGAGTTGATACTTCAGGCATTCTTTCCCTTGATTATGGCGATTTTCAGGCCATTTGTATCGGTGCCAAGGATTCATCGTCAACCATTTCGTCAACGATTCAGGGAACGGACGGTTTTATCCGCATCGATGGACCGACCAACGAACTGCCGTCAGTCTTTGTCCAAACAGGAAAAGACAAGGGACAAGTTTTAGATAAAAATGCTGGTCAGCACAGGATGTATGCCGAATTTGTTGAGTTTAACCGAATCATTACTGAGCGTGATGTTGAAACGATGGCAAAGCAATTTGAGCATAGTCGTCAGGTGTTGGCGATTGTTGATGAGGTCAGTCCCTATCAGCTGGCTGATTGA
- a CDS encoding 23S rRNA methyltransferase attenuation leader peptide encodes MLVFQMRNVDKTSTVLKQTKNSDYADK; translated from the coding sequence ATGTTGGTATTCCAAATGCGTAATGTAGATAAAACATCTACTGTTTTGAAACAGACTAAAAACAGTGATTACGCAGATAAATAA
- the erm(B) gene encoding 23S rRNA (adenine(2058)-N(6))-methyltransferase Erm(B) gives MNKNIKYSQNFLTSEKVLNQIIKQLNLKETDTVYEIGTGKGHLTTKLAKISKQVTSIELDSHLFNLSSEKLKLNTRVTLIHQDILQFQFPNKQRYKIVGNIPYHLSTQIIKKVVFESRASDIYLIVEEGFYKRTLDIHRTLGLLLHTQVSIQQLLKLPAECFHPKPKVNSVLIKLTRHTTDVPDKYWKLYTYFVSKWVNREYRQLFTKNQFHQAMKHAKVNNLSTVTYEQVLSIFNSYLLFNGRK, from the coding sequence ATGAACAAAAATATAAAATATTCTCAAAACTTTTTAACGAGTGAAAAAGTACTCAACCAAATAATAAAACAATTGAATTTAAAAGAAACCGATACCGTTTACGAAATTGGAACAGGTAAAGGGCATTTAACGACGAAACTGGCTAAAATAAGTAAACAGGTAACGTCTATTGAATTAGACAGTCATCTATTCAACTTATCGTCAGAAAAATTAAAACTGAATACTCGTGTCACTTTAATTCACCAAGATATTCTACAGTTTCAATTCCCTAACAAACAGAGGTATAAAATTGTTGGGAATATTCCTTACCATTTAAGCACACAAATTATTAAAAAAGTGGTTTTTGAAAGCCGTGCGTCTGACATCTATCTGATTGTTGAAGAAGGATTCTACAAGCGTACCTTGGATATTCACCGAACACTAGGGTTGCTCTTGCACACTCAAGTCTCGATTCAGCAATTGCTTAAGCTGCCAGCGGAATGCTTTCATCCTAAACCAAAAGTAAACAGTGTCTTAATAAAACTTACCCGCCATACCACAGATGTTCCAGATAAATATTGGAAGCTATATACGTACTTTGTTTCAAAATGGGTCAATCGAGAATATCGTCAACTGTTTACTAAAAATCAGTTTCATCAAGCAATGAAACACGCCAAAGTAAACAATTTAAGTACCGTTACTTATGAGCAAGTATTGTCTATTTTTAATAGTTATCTATTATTTAACGGGAGGAAATAA
- a CDS encoding ParA family protein, whose protein sequence is MIQYYYTKKEWGVVMEKEELKILEELRRILNSKNEAIVILNNYFKGGVGKSKLSTMFAYLTDKFNLKVLMIDKDLQATLTKDLAKTFKVELPRVNFYEGLKNGNLASSIVHLTDNLDLIPGTFDLMLLPKLTRSWTFENESRLLATLLAPLKSDYDLIIIDTVPTPSVYTNNAIVASDYVMIPLQAEEESTNNIQNYISYLIDLQEQFNPGLDMIGFVPYLVDTDSATIKSNLEELYKQHKEDNLVFQNIIKRSNKVSTWSKNGITEHKGYDKKVLSMYENVFFEMLERIIQLENEKE, encoded by the coding sequence ATGATACAATATTACTATACAAAAAAAGAATGGGGCGTAGTTATGGAGAAGGAAGAACTCAAAATACTTGAAGAATTAAGACGTATTTTAAACAGTAAAAATGAAGCGATTGTTATCTTAAACAATTATTTTAAAGGTGGTGTTGGAAAGTCAAAATTATCGACTATGTTTGCTTACTTGACAGACAAATTTAATTTAAAAGTTTTAATGATCGATAAGGACTTACAAGCAACATTGACAAAAGACTTAGCAAAAACATTTAAGGTAGAATTGCCACGTGTTAATTTTTATGAAGGACTGAAAAATGGAAACTTGGCTTCTTCTATTGTTCATTTGACTGATAATTTAGACTTGATCCCTGGCACGTTTGATTTGATGTTACTGCCAAAATTAACTCGCTCATGGACTTTTGAAAATGAAAGTAGATTGCTTGCTACTCTTTTAGCACCTTTAAAAAGTGACTATGATCTCATTATTATTGATACTGTACCAACGCCAAGCGTTTATACAAATAATGCAATCGTGGCGAGTGATTACGTTATGATCCCTTTACAAGCAGAAGAAGAAAGTACAAACAACATTCAAAACTATATTTCCTATTTGATTGATTTACAAGAACAATTTAACCCTGGACTAGATATGATCGGTTTTGTTCCTTATTTAGTTGATACGGACAGCGCAACGATAAAATCAAACCTGGAAGAACTGTACAAGCAACATAAAGAAGATAACTTGGTTTTCCAAAATATTATCAAGCGAAGTAATAAAGTAAGTACCTGGTCTAAAAATGGAATTACAGAACACAAAGGCTATGACAAAAAAGTTTTATCCATGTATGAGAACGTATTTTTTGAAATGCTTGAGCGAATTATTCAATTAGAAAACGAAAAAGAATAG
- a CDS encoding peptide-binding protein: MIVGNLGAQKAKRNDTPISAKKDIMGDKTVRVRADLHHIIKIETAKNGGNVKEVMDQALEEYIRKYLPDKL, encoded by the coding sequence GTGATTGTGGGAAATTTAGGCGCACAAAAAGCAAAACGAAATGATACACCAATCAGTGCAAAAAAAGATATAATGGGAGATAAGACGGTTCGTGTTCGTGCTGACTTACACCATATTATAAAAATTGAAACAGCAAAAAATGGCGGAAACGTAAAAGAAGTTATGGATCAAGCCTTAGAAGAATATATACGGAAATATTTACCTGATAAACTTTAA
- a CDS encoding antitoxin — protein sequence MAVTYEKTFEIEIINELSASVYNRVLNYVLNHELDTKNTRLLEVNLLNQLEVAQEVDLFQQPFEELQAIHEYWRSMNQYSKQILTKEKVA from the coding sequence ATGGCAGTTACGTATGAAAAAACATTTGAAATAGAGATCATTAACGAATTATCGGCAAGCGTTTATAATCGAGTATTAAACTATGTTTTGAACCATGAACTAGATACTAAAAATACTCGTTTACTAGAAGTGAATCTTTTAAATCAATTAGAAGTGGCACAAGAAGTTGATTTATTTCAACAACCATTTGAAGAATTACAAGCTATTCATGAGTATTGGCGGTCAATGAATCAATATTCAAAACAAATTTTGACAAAAGAGAAAGTGGCTTAA
- a CDS encoding AraC family transcriptional regulator: MNIIKSFNNTIDYLETVLDDEIDEKKVAQLSGYSYSMFSRLFSILTETTLSEYLRSRRLTEAAVILRDTDEKIIDVAFKFGYESSDSFGTAFKNFHGFTPSEVRNGKPFKLLSRVQLSLSVRGGRSMNITIQKKKAFTVAGINENNINSSLCSGIWGKLFSKVSHEEISKLGTGESVGVCHDILNLDNHDVLESNTISYMAGYIVNDVDKARSIGLDVLEVEEAEYAVVELIGSVPDCIHNGWKYALEVFFPEHGYVHSGKPDFEYYYEGDMDSKDYKMELWIPITKAKKIPVNLSDTF; encoded by the coding sequence GTGAATATTATCAAGTCGTTTAACAATACGATTGATTATCTTGAAACAGTTCTTGATGATGAAATTGACGAAAAGAAAGTAGCACAGCTATCCGGATATTCGTACTCGATGTTTAGTCGCTTGTTTTCTATTCTGACCGAAACAACGCTCTCAGAATATTTAAGAAGCAGAAGATTGACGGAAGCAGCCGTTATTTTAAGAGATACGGACGAAAAGATTATTGATGTTGCCTTCAAATTCGGATATGAGTCATCGGATTCGTTTGGAACAGCTTTTAAGAATTTTCATGGATTTACTCCTTCAGAGGTAAGAAACGGGAAACCATTCAAATTATTATCACGAGTGCAATTATCACTCAGTGTAAGAGGAGGAAGAAGTATGAATATTACAATTCAAAAGAAAAAAGCATTTACAGTTGCAGGGATCAATGAAAATAACATCAATTCATCATTATGTTCAGGTATATGGGGGAAATTGTTTTCTAAGGTTAGCCATGAAGAAATCTCAAAATTAGGGACAGGAGAATCTGTTGGGGTTTGCCACGATATATTAAACCTTGATAATCATGATGTTTTAGAATCCAATACAATTAGCTATATGGCAGGCTATATTGTTAATGATGTGGATAAAGCAAGAAGCATAGGCTTAGATGTTTTGGAAGTGGAAGAAGCAGAGTATGCTGTTGTAGAATTAATAGGATCTGTTCCGGATTGTATTCATAACGGATGGAAATATGCGTTGGAAGTTTTCTTCCCTGAGCATGGTTATGTTCATTCAGGAAAACCTGACTTTGAATATTATTATGAAGGTGATATGGATAGTAAAGATTATAAAATGGAGCTTTGGATTCCGATAACTAAAGCTAAAAAAATACCAGTTAATCTATCTGATACCTTTTAA
- a CDS encoding recombinase family protein, with translation MSVKKIRVNRQKHRKRVCAYIRVSTTNGSQLDSLENQKQYFENLYSNRDDIDFIGVYHDRGISGSKDNRPNFQAMIEDCRRGKIDVIHTKSIARFARNTVTVLEISRELKAIGVDIFFEEQNIHTLSSEGEVMLSVLASIAEDELRSMSGNQRWAFQKKFQRGELVINTKRFLGYDVDENGELIINPEEALIVREIFALYLAGNGTHRIAKQLNEKGVGTVTGAKWHDTTIRQMLSNEKYKGSVLLQKYFHDGVNGPKKLNQGELEQYFIEDNHEAIISMEDWQTVQDKLSSRRWQQGRNKTYKFTGLLKCQHCGSTLKRQVSYKKKIVWCCSKYIKEGKAACQGMRVPEVDISNWEITSTVTVIERDRNGEKYYSYSGQESADQCSSSGQKENQCSRLLPSVHRPRRTAIKL, from the coding sequence ATGTCCGTAAAGAAGATTAGAGTCAATAGACAAAAACATAGGAAGAGGGTCTGTGCCTACATTCGAGTTTCGACGACCAATGGAAGTCAGTTAGATTCATTAGAAAATCAGAAGCAGTATTTTGAAAACCTGTATTCCAATAGAGACGATATTGATTTTATAGGTGTTTATCATGACAGAGGTATATCTGGTTCTAAGGATAATCGTCCAAATTTTCAAGCAATGATTGAAGATTGTCGTAGAGGTAAGATTGATGTTATTCATACCAAGTCAATTGCACGCTTTGCCAGAAACACGGTTACAGTTCTTGAAATTAGTCGTGAACTGAAAGCGATAGGAGTAGACATATTCTTTGAGGAGCAAAACATTCATACCCTTTCAAGTGAGGGGGAAGTGATGCTTTCAGTATTAGCGAGTATTGCAGAGGACGAGTTAAGGAGTATGAGTGGCAATCAACGTTGGGCTTTTCAGAAGAAATTCCAACGAGGAGAGCTGGTCATTAACACCAAGCGATTCTTAGGATACGATGTTGACGAAAACGGTGAGTTGATTATCAATCCTGAAGAAGCCTTAATAGTAAGGGAAATATTTGCACTTTACCTTGCAGGAAATGGTACACATCGCATTGCCAAACAGTTAAATGAAAAGGGCGTTGGGACGGTCACAGGTGCTAAATGGCATGATACCACGATCCGTCAAATGTTAAGCAATGAAAAATACAAAGGTTCAGTCTTACTGCAGAAGTATTTCCATGATGGTGTGAATGGTCCTAAAAAATTGAACCAAGGCGAACTCGAACAATACTTTATAGAGGATAATCATGAAGCTATTATTTCCATGGAGGATTGGCAAACAGTCCAGGACAAACTAAGCAGTAGAAGATGGCAACAAGGTAGAAACAAAACCTATAAATTTACGGGGTTATTAAAGTGTCAGCATTGTGGTTCGACTTTAAAGAGACAAGTTTCTTACAAGAAAAAAATTGTTTGGTGCTGTTCCAAATACATTAAGGAAGGAAAAGCAGCTTGTCAAGGGATGCGTGTGCCAGAAGTAGATATTTCAAATTGGGAGATAACCTCAACTGTTACAGTGATAGAAAGGGATAGAAATGGGGAAAAGTATTACAGTTATTCCGGCCAAGAAAGTGCAGACCAGTGTTCCTCATCAGGTCAGAAAGAAAATCAATGTAGCCGCTTATTGCCGAGTGTCCACCGACCAAGACGAACAGCTATCAAGTTATGA